In the genome of Cryptomeria japonica chromosome 8, Sugi_1.0, whole genome shotgun sequence, one region contains:
- the LOC131050653 gene encoding uncharacterized protein LOC131050653 has translation MPKKVKEKKRWAEEGEEYVKSAAWAWYLHRSKASCKFVKESDVHAIVIRGRGSSAGPSRFKLEAMGLLNNKSLIKIKFPLLERIDSSNSSDGLASIFMDESDLMMESHESSLLDSYEMGALCKQLQSTFVNGGGLPVSTAVEHGKKSVEHRKKSVEHGRKSLENHEKSLIIKDVLCKKESSSPPRVRFPSHIQSRWMPIMCSLTDVVIPRPANPSLRKANTSRFRS, from the coding sequence ATGCCAAAGAAGGTGAAGGAAAAGAAGAGGTGGGCAGAGGAGGGGGAGGAGTATGTGAAATCTGCAGCTTGGGCTTGGTATCTGCACAGATCAAAAGCATCTTGTAAATTTGTGAAAGAGTCTGATGTTCATGCCATAGTTATAAGAGGAAGAGGAAGCAGTGCAGGTCCCTCCAGGTTCAAGCTAGAAGCCATGGGACTCCTCAATAACAAATCCTTGATAAAGATCAAATTTCCCCTGTTGGAAAGGATTGATAGTTCAAATTCTTCTGATGGGTTAGCAAGTATATTCATGGATGAATCTGATCTGATGATGGAATCCCATGAGAGCTCTTTGTTGGATTCATATGAGATGGGGGCACTCTGCAAGCAATTGCAGAGCACTTTTGTTAATGGTGGAGGTCTTCCTGTTAGTACAGCTGTGGAACATGGGAAGAAATCTGTGGAACATAGGAAGAAATCTGTGGAACATGGGAGGAAATCCCTGGAAAATCATGAGAAATCACTgataattaaagatgttttatgtaaGAAAGAGAGTTCAAGCCCTCCAAGGGTTAGGTTTCCTTCTCATATTCAGTCTAGATGGATGCCCATCATGTGTAGTTTGACAGATGTGGTCATCCCTAGGCCTGCAAATCCTTCCCTCAGGAAGGCTAATACATCTAGATTTAGATCCTAG